The following proteins come from a genomic window of Gimesia chilikensis:
- a CDS encoding IS110 family transposase — translation MQQHNTDHVGIDISKSKFDTRISGRPKGSVYEYTPDGMKQFMQVLQKTQPKLICLEATGGLERKLVACLHKHGFPVAVVNPRQIRDFARAKNRLAKTDQIDAHTIMEFAQVMQPRITPLLTQVQQKMREFSARRQQVSKMIIQEQNRLETTPDREVAKMISDSIQFYKKQLKHIEKKLKELIDADEESRERSEILQSVPGVAGTTAALLISDLPELGSLNRKQIARLIGLAPTNRDSGTLRGKRTIGGGRVRIRNGLYMPTVTALNHNPRIKAFYKRLVENGKSKMVALVAAMRKLLIILNTMVKEGKKWEANVIKI, via the coding sequence ATGCAACAGCATAACACAGATCACGTCGGAATTGACATTTCAAAATCTAAGTTTGATACCAGAATTTCAGGTCGTCCCAAAGGTTCCGTTTATGAGTACACACCCGACGGGATGAAACAGTTCATGCAGGTGCTTCAGAAGACTCAGCCCAAACTGATCTGCCTGGAAGCAACGGGAGGACTGGAACGAAAACTCGTTGCCTGTCTACACAAGCATGGGTTTCCAGTCGCCGTCGTCAACCCTCGGCAGATCCGGGACTTTGCCCGCGCCAAGAACCGGCTGGCGAAAACCGATCAGATTGACGCGCACACGATCATGGAATTTGCCCAGGTGATGCAGCCGCGGATTACCCCACTTTTAACACAGGTCCAGCAGAAAATGCGGGAATTCAGTGCTCGCAGGCAGCAGGTCAGCAAGATGATCATCCAGGAGCAGAACCGCCTGGAAACCACCCCGGACAGGGAAGTGGCCAAAATGATTAGCGATTCAATCCAGTTCTATAAAAAACAGCTCAAACACATCGAGAAAAAACTGAAGGAGCTGATTGACGCGGATGAAGAATCCCGCGAGCGCTCTGAAATCCTGCAGTCAGTACCTGGTGTGGCCGGCACAACCGCGGCCCTGCTCATCTCAGACCTTCCGGAACTGGGGAGTCTGAATCGAAAGCAGATCGCGCGGCTGATCGGCCTGGCTCCCACCAACCGTGACAGTGGAACTCTGCGTGGGAAAAGAACGATTGGCGGGGGACGAGTCCGGATCCGGAACGGGTTATACATGCCCACCGTCACGGCCCTGAATCACAACCCCAGGATCAAAGCGTTCTACAAACGGCTCGTGGAAAATGGAAAGTCCAAAATGGTCGCCCTCGTGGCCGCCATGCGGAAACTGCTCATCATTCTCAACACCATGGTCAAAGAAGGGAAAAAATGGGAGGCAAACGTGATTAAAATCTGA